The Dyadobacter sandarakinus DNA window GCAGGCGATTTACAATACTTTGAATGAAGAAATTCAGCAGGATTATCCGGCTACGATCCTGCGGATGCACCCGAATGCCGTACTTTTCATTGACAAGGCGAGTTCAGGGATGCTGAAAGAAATTTCGTCGTACAGTAGGGCCTAGTCGCAGACGGGCTATCTTGCAAGTATTACCTCAATCCATTCAAATGAGAAAAGAAATCCTGACCATCGCTTTATTGGGTGCAATGACATTGAACCAGGGATGCAATTCGAAGAAAGAGGGGGAAGAAAAAAGTGCGGAAGACAAAAAACCATTGAGCCTGATCATGGTCGAGCCGGGGCATTTTCATGCGGCTTTGGTACAAAAATCCATGTACCCGGACGTGGACTCGGTGGTGCATGTGTACGCCAGCGAAGGTCCCGACGTGAAGGCTTACCTCGACAAAGTGGAGAAATACAATGCCCGGCCAGACGATCCGACGCACTGGAAGGAGGAAGTATATACAGGAACGGACTTCCTGCAAAAGATGCTTTCTGATAAAAAGGGCAACGTGGTGGTGCTCGCGGGTAATAACCAGAAGAAGACCGACTACATCAAACAATCCGTGGACGCTGGTCTTAATGTACTGGCTGACAAGCCGATGGCGATCGATGCGGCGGGATTTGAGAAACTGAAAGCTGCATTTGAGAGTGCAGAAAAAAATAAGGTACTGCTGTACGACATCATGACGGAGCGGTACGAGATCACCAATGCATTGCAGCGCGAGCTGGCTGCATTGCCGCAGATTTTTGGCGAGTTACAAAAAGGGACGCCCCAGGACCCGGCCATATCGAAGGAAAGTGTGCACCATTTTTTCAAATACATTTCGGGCGAAGCATTGGTACGTCCTACGTGGTTTTTTGATGTAAAACAGCAGGGTGAAGGCATGGTTGACGTGACGACGCACCTGGTGGATTTGGTGCAATGGAGCGCTTTTCCGAACGAGTCGATCAACTATGAAAAAGATGTGAAAATCCTCAATGCCAAACGTACTGCCACGCATCTTACGCCTTCGCAGTTCAAGCTCGTCACCAAGACCGACAAGTATCCGGACTTTTTGAGCAAAGATTTGAAAGACAGCACATTGAACGTGTATTCGAATGGTGAAATGAACTATACGCTGAAAGGTGTGCACGCCAAAGTGTCGGTGCTATGGAATTTCCAGGCGCCGGAAGGCACGGGCGACACGCATTATTCGGTGATGAAAGGCTCCAAAGCAAACCTGATCATCCGCCAGGGCAAAGACCAGAATTACAAGCCGGTACTCTACATCGAACCCACCGACAAAGGCGACCGATACGCCGAGGGCCTGGCCGCGGCTTTCAAGCGGGTGCAGGGCGAATACCCGGGCATCGAGCTGAAAAAAATCGGCACGGGCTGGGAAGTAGTAGTGCCTAAAAAATACGACAACGGCCACGAAGCGCACTTCGCGCAGGTAGCGAATAAGTATATGGAGTATTTGAAAGTCGGCAAGCTGCCGGCCTGGGAAGTGCCGAATATGCTGGCGAAGTATTGGATTACTACTGAGGCGTTGAAGCGGGCGAAGGAGTAGCCCTTGTTGACTTTGTCACCCTGAGCGGACCGGGCCGCCGGGCGGTCGAAGGGCGAGGTCGCGACCGCGTTGGCCCCTCGGCCGCATTTGGTACCGCATCAGCCCTTCGACTCCGCTCAGGGTGACAAATGTGAAGTGAGCAGCGTGGTGGCGCTGCTCATTTTTTTTGTTTAACTGATGCAAATGTTGCTTCTATCAATTTGAACTGGCAGACAAACTTTCCACCTTCTCAAAAAACCTCAACAACTCCCTAAAACAAAAGTAAGTATGATGCAAATCCGGGTCGTGGCCGAGCTCCTGCAAGGCCATAATGTACCCGTCGAACATCGTCCAAAGCTCCTCCTTCCACCGCCCGGCGCTACTGCTGCTCAGCAGGGTATTCACTTCTTTGCCGTAAGCTAACAGGACTTCGTCGGAAGGTAGGGTAATGTGTGTTTTTGTGTTCATGTTTTTTTGAGGTTTTTAATGTGTGAAAATGAAATTTGTTACGCTGAACTCACCAACCTTTGTCACCCTGAGCGGAGTCGAAGGGCCGACGCGGCAGCCACAAAGCACTTCCCGGCGACCTTCTTGCTTCGACCGCCCGGCGGCCCGGTCCGCTCAGCATGACAAAGGTGAGCTAGCTCAGCCGCTACACCGCAAAACTTGCTTCTTCACACCAGGTAACCAACCACCACCCCATGTAAATTACCCAAAAACTTACCGACGGATTTATATAAATTGCCCCTTTAACCAAACACCTTTCCGCATGACACATACTACCGCCAACCCGAAGATTCACGAGGGACGAAACCTCAAACGGTTCCGCGAAATGCTCGGAATCAAACAAGATGTGCTCGCTTTCGAGCTCGGCGACGAATGGAACCAGCAAAAAGTTTCGCTCCTCGAACAAAAAGAAAAAATCGATGCCGACATCCTCGAACAAGTTTCCGCGATTCTTAAAATCCCCGCTGAGGCAATTCGGAATTTTGATGAAGATCAGGCAATTAATATTATTTCAAATACATTTCACGATCAGGCTTATCTAGGTAACCCGCATTCAACATTTAATGTAAATCCAATTGCAGAAATAAGAAGATTGCATGAGGAGAAAATGGAGCTTTATGAGCGGATGTTGAAGGAGAAGGATGAGATGATGGGGAGGTTGGAGCGGTTGATTGGGGGGAAGTAGATTATTAACACATAAGCTGTATACCGTCAATGTATTAATATCATGGATAAAAGCGAAAAGGATTTCAGAAAGCAGATTCAAAATGACCTGCGTAAAAAAGCCGCGGAAGAATTTGAGGCAAGTTTACCGATGAGCCGCGCAAAATTTGAAGAATTGTTCGACTACTTAGACGAAGAACTGCAAGAACAATCATGTGATGACACACCTGCATTAACCAAAACTTTCCTCGAAAACGAAAACATCGCGAACATAGACGAAGTCGTGAAATGGCTAGCCGACGAAGGAGGTTATTGCGATTGTGAGATACTTGCGAACGTTGAGGAGCAGTTTGAGTAGCAATCATACTCAATATTCAATCCACTTGGCTGAATACGCGAGCAACGCGCCGTCGAAAGAAACATTTAAAATCATCGGCGAGGCGATGAACCGCATTATCAAGAAGGACAGCACCATCCAAATCACTAATTCCCGAAAGCTTGTCGATGTTCGAAATCGGATCATTGATGGTAATGATTCGATTTCGGATGATATTGTTTGGGGGATTGTTATAAAGCACTTACCCCTTTTAATGATTGAAGTTGAAGCATTGATAAATTCATCAAACTGCTCTCGAGAAATTTGACTTATTTACAGTTAAGAGAGTGTTACTTCTGGTCAATTGAATATACTGTAGTGAATTGATTATTTTGGCGTCTAAGCTACTAAACAATTTAATTTAACAAAGTATCTTACTTAAATGAAGGCAATTTCAAAAACCAAAGTATAGCCCGTTTTGATCGAACCAGTCCATTGCTGTTTGCTACAAATTAACTTCTTACCGTCAATAATGTATTCCCTTTTATTTTCGAAATTTGAAATACTATACAGATCAGCAACGGAATATTCACCTACTGTTTTCTTCACTAGTAATTTCATCATTTTAACGAATATTTCTTCTGATGATTCAGCATACTTCACATCATAGATATTCAAATGCAATTTCACACGAGTCACTATCTGTTCGCCACCTTCGATATAGTATGATATATTATTGTGGAGAAAAGAATCTCCTGTATCTAAATCCAAAGGGTCCGTTGATGCAAACCAAATGTCATCTGGCTGCCAGTGGTAGTCACGAGTCTTCAAATTAAACTCCTCTAAAAAATTTCTTGCTAGATGCGGAGTCCAGCCAAGATCAGCAGGCACAATTAATGTCTGAGTCTCCCTTTTTCTTACCTGCTTGATCTGGCTAATTGAATTCAGAATATCTTCTTTATTATTAATATCTGACAAATGAATTAATCTCGCCCATCGATGAACAAAATCCAGATTAAACTTGAAAGTTTTTAAAACTTTGAATAAAGCAAGCTTAACCAGTTTCTTGTCTTTAATTTTGGATTTAATTCCCAAAAATATCGCTTCATACCGGACAAAGATGTGTAAGAGGAAGATAAACGGCAAGAAAGAGACAGACATAACAATTGGCAACAAAAATTCTATCAAATTGGCAGTTGTAGCATACTTTTCTATATCAGCTAACACATAATATAATCGGTAGAACAAAAATATTAAGGTTATCAATGCGATAATAATGCGTAACAGTTTTTCTACGTGCGAGTATTTAATGTTGCTTTTTGATGAATAATAAAGTATTGACAAGAAAGTCATAAGAGGAATCAAAACTATCTCAGTAGATATGCTTAAATCAAAAAGCTCAGCGGTAAACGACACCAATCCAGAGAATGCAACCAATTCTATTATCTTAGCTTTGAAATAGTCTTTTTGTTTGCTAATACTATTTATGTCAAATATTTCAAGAAAGGCGAATGAGACTACCCATAAAATTGTTGTTTTAAGATTTTCAAGCTTCCATAGTCCTATTCCCGACAATGCTCAAATCCATACAACGATATAGATTGACGCAATTAAAATGGTTACCAAAATACCTAATACAAAGAGGGACTGTATTACCTCTGCAAGTGCTTTACGAATTGATTTCTGCAATAAAGCCCATACAGAAACAACACTAAACCAGATTAAAATGGCAATTTCATGATTATTAAGTGCCATGGATTTTGCTACGCTACACTAGTTTTTGATGCTCAAATCCGAATCTTCTAATTCATAGATTATCAATCATTTTGTTTGCGTAGGCCTTATATATATTAGGCATTCATCTCCACTCCAACTGCACCCCTTTCCTAACTAAAACCCTTGAAATACTTCAATAATCCTTTTTCCTTCCGAACTTCTGGACTCGCTTCTTCTGTGAAGCATAGATCATGAGCAGCCCCACAGATTCACCGTAATTCATTCTACCGGGAGCATGCGGTAGCAGCCGTTTGTTTGATATGTTTGGGTTTTTGTTGGCGGGTAAATGGTTTCTCATTCTTACGAGCAGCATGCCGCCGAGTGTGCGACGCCCGCAGGATTTGGAACAGCAAGGAGGCGAAATCGGTGTGGTTGTAACCTACTTTGTTATGCTTTCGTGAAATTGCTTGCCGCTTCCTCCTTAAAAAAACAAAAGAAACCTTCAAAGCTTAAATCTTCATCAAGTTTTTCCCAATGAATTCCGAAAGGAGATAATTCGTAGTTTTCCCTATCATCGCTAGACGCATTCAATAATCTCGGAAACCACTTTAAAGGATGGCTGCGCTCTTCGCCGGATACGGTTTGGATAAATATATGATCATCCTCGAACCAAACTTTTTTTACTTCAATTTCCATGATACTCTTTCCATTTAGCAATGATGATTTCCTTGTTTTCTTCAATTAGGGATTCTGCTAAACTAATGTCTTTCCTCTTGATGCCTTTATTATCGATCAGCTTAACAGGACTTACCTCAAACTTTGCTTCACCGTCTGCATTCTTAACATGAACATGAATCGGTAAGTGCTCATTGGAATAAAAATAGAATCTCAACCCGAAGACTATAAACAATGTAGGCATATCGTCTTTTTTCCTAGTGGTGTTATTTACTTATCACAATCTATGAATATTTTACCTAATTCATTTCAACCCTTCCACGCCAACTCCACCCCTTCCCCCACCAAAAACCCCTGAAACCCCTCCAATAACCCTTTCTCCTCTCGCACCTTCCTCGGCACAACCTTCTTATCCAAAGCAAACTTCACCAGCAGCCCCACAGCCTCCCCAATGCTCCATTCAACCGGATGCAGGCGGTAACAGCCATTTGTAATGTGCGTGGTGCCGATGTTTTTGTTGGCGGGAAGCAGGTTTTCCATGCGTATGGGCAGCAGGGAGCCGAGGGGGATTTGGAATGGCAGGGAGGCGAAGTCGATGTAATTGTCGCCAGCGCTGCTGGGGTGGAGGTCGATGTGGTAGTAGCCGATGCCGACGCTGTCGGGGAATGTGGCGGCTTTGGTTTTGTCGCCGGGAGCGCCATTTGCGACGGCCATTTCGCGGTTTGCGGCGCCGACGTGCTCTTCCTTGATGGTGAAAAGTGCCTTGATGCGCCGCGATTCGCGGACGTACGGGTATTTGGCGAGGCCGTCGTCGGTGCCCATGATGTCTTTTCGGAGTCGGATGCCGGGCCAGCCTTTGCCGCCGTCGGGGCGCGGGGCCTCGGTTTGCAGCCAGTAGAGGAGCGAGAGGCTGAGCTGTTTGGCGCGGTCGATGTGCTTTCGGGAATCCTTTTCGCTGGCGCCGATGAGGTTGCCGAGCACATAATCGTTTTGCGGCCAGTTGACGATCGTGATGTCGCCCGCATAGGTGCCGGGCGTGAAGTTCTGGCGGCTGATGATGCGGCGGTACAGCCAGAGGTTGAGCGCGTCGCCGGTTTTGATGCCCTCAGGATGAAAACCGAGCGTTTTCGGTTCGAGGGTTTTGGGATTGGAGTACGCCAGGTCCAGCAGCCTGCCCGACCAGGGTTTGCTCATTTTGGGGACGTGGTTTCGCCAGAAATCGTACTCGACGGGCTTTTCGATGACGTGGTTTTCGCCCGGCCGATAATCGATCGCGAAGCACATCGTGAATGCCTGCACATTATCGGGATTACCTTTTTCGGGGGCGTGGAGTTCGCCGGTTTCGGCTTTTGACTCGGTGCCGGTGACAAACTCGGTGCCGGTCATCGGCAGCAGGTCGCCCAGCTCGGTAGCATCCGCAAAATACGGCGCCGACAAGGTAACCCGCCTCCCCGTGCGCGTGCTCACGACATCGAGCGACTTCACGCGGTTGCCCTGCACTTCGGCGGACACGGATTTGTGCTCGGTAAGCAGCGTAAGCCTGCCGGAACTGAGGTAAGGCGCCAGCATTTCGTTCAGCACCGCCACCGCCACGCGCGGCTCGCAGCAAATCCGCGAAACGGACCCATCGCCGGGATTGAGGTATTTGCGGCTTTTGGCTTCATCGGTGAGGGGGTAATGTTTGATATAATATTCGCGGATCGCATTGCGGAAATCGCGGTAAGATTTTGGTGCACCATGCGTTTCGATCCACTGGTGCTCGTCGGGCGGGACGCCTTGTTGAGAAATCTGCCCGCCGAGCCAGTCGGTTTCTTCGGTTAGGATGACGGTTAGTCCATTTCTTAATGCGGCGAGCGAGGCGGCGCAGCCGCCGAGGCCGCCGCCGGCTATGATCAGGTCGGCTTTGAGGGTTTCTTGCGGTTTGTTTTTATGCAGAGAAGGTCTGGATTTTTGGTCCAGACCTTCGATGTTTGTTAATGCACTAGTTAGTGCTATGTTTCCTAGAAAACTTCTTCGCTTCATTTACTCTTATCAACTTGTTAGTATTTGCATTTGTCATGCTGAGCGGAGTCGAAGCACAGATGCTGCCTTAACAACATTGTTCCTGCCGTATCGCCCTTCGACTCCGCTCAGGGTGACAAAAGTAGGAGGTAGCTTAGGATGTAACGTTTAACTCACCTTCCCCATCACCACCATCTCCTCCATCGTAGGACTCGGCACACCACCTTCTTTCTCCAAAGTAATTGCAAAGGCTACCGCTCCTGGCTGAGAATCTTTCATTTTCAAAACCTTTCCGGAAAACTGATTATCCAGCATGCCCATATCTACGGGCTGGCCACCTACGATGGTCCAGAGCTGATATTGCTTGCCAGCAGGTGCTGATGGAAGTTTTTGAACGTCCAGCATCACTTCGTTGGTTTTCTGATTCCACAATGCGGCTACTGCACTTTCGGGTGATTTCGGCAGACCGGCCATTTTTACCACTTTGTAATCCGGATTACGGTACATGGCAGCGAGGGCTTCGTTGTATGCGAGGTTGGTTTTTATTCCTTCCATTTCCCCTTTTACACTTCCCAATTCGGCTGCGAGCTGCTCATTGCTTCCTTTGTACTCCGTCATCTGTACGGCTGACCAGCCTGCAAAAATGGCGAACAGGATTGCCGCGGCCACTGCCAGTTTGGACCAGAATGGAACAACCTCGCGGGTTTCGACGCGCTCAAATGCGTCGTTGACAACAGCCCGCCGACCATCATTGTCTGTTTGTGCCGGAACTACTGTTTTTTCCTCTGTTTCTGCCGGGACTACTGACGGCGTTTCTATATGCTCTTCCTTGAATTCCCGGGGAGCGTCAAAGTTCATTTGTGCAAAAAGCGATTCCTTCAATGAGGCAGGCGGCGGAGTCTGGTGTTTCAACGCATACTCCTCCAACGCTTTTTCAGTCCTTAAAAGCTCTTCTTTTATTTCAGGGTAAATATGAGACATACACTCCACCTCCTGTTTTTCCTGGGGAGAAACAGTGCCCAATACATACTCTTCTAGTATGCCGGACTCTATGTATGCTTGGATGTTCATGCTGCAAAGTATTGTTTTAACTCTTGTAAGGCAGTCCGGATCCTGGATTTCACAGTACCGAGCGGAATCTTCAGTTCTTCCGAAATTTCCTCATGCGTATAGCCCTGAAAGTAGGCCATATCAATGAGTACCTTTCGCTCCGGTCTGAGCATGTCCACAATTGCTTTCATTTCCGAGCTCACCACCACGGAATCTTCATGCAGGTCCCTTTCATTCAGGACCACCTTGTTTTCAATATCATCCATTGCAGGTTTTCTTCCTTCCGCCCTCGCCGCATCAATCGCCCCATTACGGGCAATATTCATGATCCATGTAAACAGTCGGCCTTTCCCGGCATCATAGGAAGAAATGTTCTTCCATATCTTGAGAAAAGACTCCTGCAACACGTCTGCCGCTTTCTCTTCGTCCCTTAATGTTTTGGAAATGATATTAAACAATGCGCCTGAGTAGTGATCGTACAGGAACTCAAAGGCTGCCCTTTCGTTGCGTTTAAGAGCCACCACCAGTTCCTCTTCCGAGTATTTAACCTTGCTAGTCGCCAAGAGTTGCTTAATATGGATTGGTATGTTACGTACCGGCAAGCTAATAAAATTTCCGTAGAACCTGTAAAGTGCCCCGGATTTAATTGACGGCTCAAAAAAGGACCTTCTGAGCCAGGGCAGGTAGTTGTTGTAATGGTTTTCTAAAATAAAGACAGAGGCGGTCATGTTCTTGTGTTTTAAAGATATACGACAAGTCCTGACCATTTGGATTTACATCAGCCCTACTCTTTATTTTTACACATAAACACTTATACAACAATGCTTGAAACGGTTACAAAATTACCTGGAAAGTACTCCTAGCGGCGCAGTTTCTCCACCTGCCAGAAAGTGAGCATCAGGAAAAAGCCCATCAGTGAAATAAGGTAAATGACATTGCGGGAGTCTATCAGACCTTTACCCAGCGCACGGTACTGCTCGTCGAGGGCAAGCCAGGACAGGATTTCGCCCAGCGGACCGGCACCCGCCAGCGGCACCAGCGAGCCGAACCCAATGTACCATACGAAAGCCAGAAACACGCCAAGAATAAAGGCGACGATCTGGTTTTCATT harbors:
- a CDS encoding DUF4160 domain-containing protein → MPTLFIVFGLRFYFYSNEHLPIHVHVKNADGEAKFEVSPVKLIDNKGIKRKDISLAESLIEENKEIIIAKWKEYHGN
- a CDS encoding FAD-dependent oxidoreductase; this translates as MKRRSFLGNIALTSALTNIEGLDQKSRPSLHKNKPQETLKADLIIAGGGLGGCAASLAALRNGLTVILTEETDWLGGQISQQGVPPDEHQWIETHGAPKSYRDFRNAIREYYIKHYPLTDEAKSRKYLNPGDGSVSRICCEPRVAVAVLNEMLAPYLSSGRLTLLTEHKSVSAEVQGNRVKSLDVVSTRTGRRVTLSAPYFADATELGDLLPMTGTEFVTGTESKAETGELHAPEKGNPDNVQAFTMCFAIDYRPGENHVIEKPVEYDFWRNHVPKMSKPWSGRLLDLAYSNPKTLEPKTLGFHPEGIKTGDALNLWLYRRIISRQNFTPGTYAGDITIVNWPQNDYVLGNLIGASEKDSRKHIDRAKQLSLSLLYWLQTEAPRPDGGKGWPGIRLRKDIMGTDDGLAKYPYVRESRRIKALFTIKEEHVGAANREMAVANGAPGDKTKAATFPDSVGIGYYHIDLHPSSAGDNYIDFASLPFQIPLGSLLPIRMENLLPANKNIGTTHITNGCYRLHPVEWSIGEAVGLLVKFALDKKVVPRKVREEKGLLEGFQGFLVGEGVELAWKG
- a CDS encoding helix-turn-helix domain-containing protein — translated: MTHTTANPKIHEGRNLKRFREMLGIKQDVLAFELGDEWNQQKVSLLEQKEKIDADILEQVSAILKIPAEAIRNFDEDQAINIISNTFHDQAYLGNPHSTFNVNPIAEIRRLHEEKMELYERMLKEKDEMMGRLERLIGGK
- a CDS encoding putative oxidoreductase C-terminal domain-containing protein; the protein is MRKEILTIALLGAMTLNQGCNSKKEGEEKSAEDKKPLSLIMVEPGHFHAALVQKSMYPDVDSVVHVYASEGPDVKAYLDKVEKYNARPDDPTHWKEEVYTGTDFLQKMLSDKKGNVVVLAGNNQKKTDYIKQSVDAGLNVLADKPMAIDAAGFEKLKAAFESAEKNKVLLYDIMTERYEITNALQRELAALPQIFGELQKGTPQDPAISKESVHHFFKYISGEALVRPTWFFDVKQQGEGMVDVTTHLVDLVQWSAFPNESINYEKDVKILNAKRTATHLTPSQFKLVTKTDKYPDFLSKDLKDSTLNVYSNGEMNYTLKGVHAKVSVLWNFQAPEGTGDTHYSVMKGSKANLIIRQGKDQNYKPVLYIEPTDKGDRYAEGLAAAFKRVQGEYPGIELKKIGTGWEVVVPKKYDNGHEAHFAQVANKYMEYLKVGKLPAWEVPNMLAKYWITTEALKRAKE
- a CDS encoding DUF2442 domain-containing protein, yielding MEIEVKKVWFEDDHIFIQTVSGEERSHPLKWFPRLLNASSDDRENYELSPFGIHWEKLDEDLSFEGFFCFFKEEAASNFTKA
- a CDS encoding RNA polymerase sigma factor, coding for MATSKVKYSEEELVVALKRNERAAFEFLYDHYSGALFNIISKTLRDEEKAADVLQESFLKIWKNISSYDAGKGRLFTWIMNIARNGAIDAARAEGRKPAMDDIENKVVLNERDLHEDSVVVSSEMKAIVDMLRPERKVLIDMAYFQGYTHEEISEELKIPLGTVKSRIRTALQELKQYFAA
- a CDS encoding anti-sigma factor → MNIQAYIESGILEEYVLGTVSPQEKQEVECMSHIYPEIKEELLRTEKALEEYALKHQTPPPASLKESLFAQMNFDAPREFKEEHIETPSVVPAETEEKTVVPAQTDNDGRRAVVNDAFERVETREVVPFWSKLAVAAAILFAIFAGWSAVQMTEYKGSNEQLAAELGSVKGEMEGIKTNLAYNEALAAMYRNPDYKVVKMAGLPKSPESAVAALWNQKTNEVMLDVQKLPSAPAGKQYQLWTIVGGQPVDMGMLDNQFSGKVLKMKDSQPGAVAFAITLEKEGGVPSPTMEEMVVMGKVS
- a CDS encoding DUF2695 domain-containing protein translates to MDKSEKDFRKQIQNDLRKKAAEEFEASLPMSRAKFEELFDYLDEELQEQSCDDTPALTKTFLENENIANIDEVVKWLADEGGYCDCEILANVEEQFE
- a CDS encoding HepT-like ribonuclease domain-containing protein is translated as MAEYASNAPSKETFKIIGEAMNRIIKKDSTIQITNSRKLVDVRNRIIDGNDSISDDIVWGIVIKHLPLLMIEVEALINSSNCSREI